CGGAACCTTCCGCCGGATCGAGGCCCAGCACTCCTTCGCCAAGCTGATGCGCATCAGCTCCATCGAATACAACAAAGCCGGGTCGCAATAAGGAAGACGGGAGGGTACTTTACGGAAGGTTCTCTCCAGCAACCGCCATGAACGTGCATCTGGTCATCCAACTGGCCCGCTTCGGAGACGTCATCCAGACCAAGCGGCTGATTCGCGGCCTGCTGGCCGATCCCGGCAACCAGGTCCACCTGGCCGTGGACGCCGGGCTGGTCGAGCTGTCCGAGATGATCTATCCGGACGTGGTGGTCCACGGCCTGCCGGTCCATGATCCGCGTTCGGAACCCGCGACCCTGATTCGCGCCTGCGCCGAAATCTTCTCCGCCTGGAAGGCCGCGGACGTCGCCCGGGTCTACAACCTGAACCATTCCGGGTTCAACCACGTCCTGGCCGGATTGTTCGCACCGGAGCAGGTCGTTGGCTACCAGTGGAACCAGGGACAAGCGCTTCGGGGGTCGTGGCCGGAAACGGTCTTTCGGCTCAGTGCCCACCGGTCGGCCAATCCTCTGAACCTGATGGACTACTGGGGCTTTTTCCTGGGACAGACCCAGGGTTTGGCCCAGGGGTTGACCCAGGGCGTGGTCCTGGACCCGGCCCTGGTCAATCCCCCGGCCACGCCCAAGGGCGGAGGGCTGGGCGTGGTTCTGGCCGGACGCCATGCCCGGCGGACCCTGCCGGTTCCCATTCTGGCCCGGGTGATCCAGGCCGCGGCGGCCCGGATTGAAGGCAAGATCCTTCTTCTGGGAACGGCCGCGGAACGCGAAGCGGCCAGGGCGCTGCGCCCCTTGCTCCCGGCCGCGATCCAGGGCAGGCTGAAGGATCTGACCGGACGCACCGGCTGGACCGGCCTGCGCGACGTGGTTCAAGGGCTGGATCTGCTGCTCACCCCGGACACCGGGACCATGCACCTGGCCGCGCACCTGGGCGCCCCGGTCACGGCCTTTTTCCTCTCCTCGGCCTGGGCCTTTGAGACCGGCCCCTACGGCGAAGGCCATCAGGTCTGGCAGTCCGTGGAGCCCTGCGCCCCCTGCCTGGAAGCCGCGCCCTGTCCCCGCTCCGCGGTCTGCGCCCAGGCCTTCGCGGACAAAGCCGTCCTGGCCCGGCTGGCCCGTTCGGCTCATTCGGTACAGTCGGCCCAAT
This genomic stretch from Desulfonatronum sp. SC1 harbors:
- a CDS encoding glycosyltransferase family 9 protein produces the protein MNVHLVIQLARFGDVIQTKRLIRGLLADPGNQVHLAVDAGLVELSEMIYPDVVVHGLPVHDPRSEPATLIRACAEIFSAWKAADVARVYNLNHSGFNHVLAGLFAPEQVVGYQWNQGQALRGSWPETVFRLSAHRSANPLNLMDYWGFFLGQTQGLAQGLTQGVVLDPALVNPPATPKGGGLGVVLAGRHARRTLPVPILARVIQAAAARIEGKILLLGTAAEREAARALRPLLPAAIQGRLKDLTGRTGWTGLRDVVQGLDLLLTPDTGTMHLAAHLGAPVTAFFLSSAWAFETGPYGEGHQVWQSVEPCAPCLEAAPCPRSAVCAQAFADKAVLARLARSAHSVQSAQSAGPERSNHPDPPESLCLLRTGLDDFGLEFHPLAGELPDQEARAARRELLRSHRLRIGPRRIRLEQTAAEALYHEPDWMIDTP